In the Bacteroidota bacterium genome, CAAACGCTTAGGCATGATGGAACAAATTGGAAAGCAGATTCCAATTTATTTAATGATGGAACCAGGGTTGGAATCGGAACACTGACGCCGCAATATTATTTCGAAGTCCATCATCCGGATAGCACATCTACTATTGCGGTTACAACAAGCCAGAGTAATGGATACGCTCAGTTTATTATGACTAATCCTGATTCTATTTGGGCAATGGGTTTCGTTGACGGTGGTCTGAGTGACTGGCGACTTGCAAATTATTCTACGGGTGTCCGCGTTTTAACAGCAACAACAACGGGAAGGTTGGGTATTGGAGTACAAATCCCAAGAGCTAAACTTGACGTTGATGGTGATATTAATATTTCAGGAGGCAGCACAATTAAAATTGATTGCGAAGATATTTTAGTGGTTAAACAAAACAACACTTTCATCGGTCTGCAAGCTGGCTACAATAACGGGCATCATTTATCTAATTCAGGATTTGGTGACAGAGCATTAGCAGACAACATGGGAGATGAAAACAGCGCTTTTGGTTGTTCGCCATTGCAGTTTAATAAAACCGGCATTCAGAATTGTGCGTTTGGCAACTCTACACTTTTGCAGAATACAGATGGTTCAGGCAATACAGCGATGGGTTATCAATCCGGGATGAAAAATGCTTCCGGTAACAATAATACTTACATCGGAATTAATTCCAGAACAACAGGAAATTATGATAACTCAACAGCCATCGGTGCAAATTCAATTGTTGAACAAAGTAACAGTTTAGTGCTTGGTGATTTAAATGTAAATGTTGGAATAGGAATTACAAAACCACAAGACAAACTTCATGTAGAAGGAAGTATAAATATTGGAACTTCTTGTGCTTATAAAATTGATGGAAGCAGGGTATTAGTCAAAAGTGGGCAAAATTTATTGCTTGGTGATGCAAATACGAATGTTGGAATCGGATCAACTGATCCACGAGAGAAAATCACACTTGGATCTGATTCTAATATTGCAATTGAAATGTCGCCTCCATCAACTTCAATTATCACCGGCCATCACGCAATTGGTTACTTAACAGAGGGAGACGTTTACTATTTCAGGGTAGCAGCTTCCGACGGAACAGGATGGACGAGAGCTTCTGATCCCGTGTCATTTATTGTCGATGTTTACAAAACTATTCGCATTGGTTGGAACGCGATTCCGGGAGCAATGAACTATAGATTGTTTAAATCCTCTTCTCCTTCAGGCCCCTATAGTTTTGTTGATGTGCCGTCGGGTTCAGGGCCATCCGCAGGTTATGAATTTATGAACGAGGCGCAATTCACGATCACATCATTTCCTCCTCCGGAAGAAAACACTGCGTATGTCAATAAATTATCTGCTTCCGGCAATAGTTGGTTGATGGGGGGAAATCTTGGTATCGGAACATCTGCTCCGACGAGTCAATTGCAGGTCGTTGGTTTGCCGGTGTATACAAATAATCTTGCAGCGCGAAATGCAGGTTTATCGCAAGGAGCTTTCTACAGAACCGGCGGTGATCCGGATTTGGTTTGCGTGGTGCATTAATCTGCCATCACAACTTAAAAGATTATGAAAGCAAAATCCACACGGCAAAATCTTTGGATAAAAAATCAATATTGAAAATAATTTCGCCTGAAAAAAATATTTTACTCTTCGTGTCTCTTTTATTTCGATTATAGTTTTCAGGCAACCACTCTCCCCTCTTCAAAACTGAAAATAAAATCCAACGTGTAAACCAAAAGTCTTCAGGTGAAATTTCTGCTCGATTGCAACCGGTTTTCCATTGGTGAGAAAATTTGATTCCGTCGCACCTTCATCCATGTTATAAATCGAATATTTTTTTACAGGATTACTCAGGCCGTGTGTCCAGTGCGATCCGAAAGCAAAAACAAAATGTTTTCCGAGTTCAATCCTGTTTTCCATCCCGGCATATAAGGTGAACAAAGTAGAATTCATTTCATTCCTGGTGACTGCATCCCCGAGCGTAACGAAGATCTCCGTCGAATCAGAATATTTGTAATAGTAATCTTCAAAATCAGTTTCTGTCCTGAATTGCAATTCTCCTCCAACTATGAAAGTGAAAGAATAAATATCATACTTCACGATCCGGAAATTCACCAGCATTGGAACTACTGCGTAATTTGATCCGTAAGTCCGCGAATCAAACAAACATTTATTGGTTCCCGGATGAAGACGCAGATAACTGCTGTCGATCTGGCTGATGGGAACAAGCGCATTGCCGGACTGGTAAACCATGATCGCCTTCTCGCTCTCAATTCTGCCAGCGATACGCGCGAAAAAAATTCCTGATGTGAAAAATATTTTTGGCTTCCATTCATACCCCGCAACCAACCCGATCGATAACGTCTCGACGATTCCACCTAATCCAAGTCCGCCTTCAAGAATATCGGGCCTCCTGTAAACCTGGCTGTTCTCCGGTTTGAAATTTGTCCATTCCAATGAGGGTTGCACACCGATCATGAAACGATGTGCGATCGAATCCTGCGAATGAGCAAAAAAAGTTGCTGTAGAAAAAAGCGAACTGAGAATTATTTTTTTCACCTGAAGAATAGTGATGCAATTTAGGAATTTGGATAGTCTGTTAGTTTGAATTTGAATAAGATTTTTCCCTCAAAAACTTTGTGCTCTGGTGTCCTCGTGGCCTATTGAAACTTCGTGAATACAAAATCATTTTCTCTTGAGAAATACTTGTGAGGCCACAAAGACTCAAAGAAGTATCAAAAAAATCTCAACCTGCTCCTCTACCGGAATATAAAATTCTGTCGTTGCTCATGGTTATTTCGTAAATTAGATAAATGAAAAACCTCTTTACCCTATTCTTCCTTTTAATTTCTTCTGCAATTTTTTCTCAAACTCCCGGCTGGAACTGGTCGCGTGTTGCCGGAGGAGAGAGTTACGATCTCGGAAGTTGTATTGCCACTGATAATTCGAACAACGTGATCACGTGCGGATATTTTTACGGCGACACGGTTTTTTTCGGCACACATACTTTGCTTAACAAAGGCCTCAACGATTTTTACATTGTGAAATATGATGCAAATGGAAATGTGGCCTGGGCAACGAGTGAAGGTGGTGCTGGTGATGATTATGCAATTGCGCTCGCGCCTGATGCTTCCGGAAATATTTATGTCACCGGTTATTTCACCGGCGATTCGCTCATCATCGGTAACGACACCTTGTTGAATGCATCGGCCGGCTACGGAGATATTTTTGTGGCGAAATATAATTCGAATGGAATTCCCCAATGGGCAAAACGTTTCGGCGCGGGCGACTGGGATATTGCGCAAGCGGTAGCGGTTGAACCTTCTACAGGAAATTTTTATGTGGCCGGATGTTATTACAACAGCACGATCACTATCGGAACAAATACATTCACCAACAACGGACTTTACGATGTACTGCTGATAAAATTCGATCCTTCCGGAAATGTGAAGTGGGCAAAACATTCCGGCGGCTCGCTCAATGATATGGGCAATGCAGTGGCGACAGATAACTTCGGAAATATTTATATCTCCGGTGGATTTGCAAGTGATTCGCTCACGTTCGGCACAACTACTTTGCATAATGCAGGCCCGGGTTATCCCGATATTTTTGTTGCGAAATATGATTCGGCAGGAAATTTCCGCTGGACAAAACGCGCTGGCGATTCGCTGAACGATCATTCTGTTTGTGTGGCCACTGATAATTCCGGGAATTGTTTTGTAGGCGGGCATTATCACAGCGCCTCATTTCAATTTGCAAGTACTACGATCACGAACAATGGAATGGGCGATGTGTATTTGTTGAAATATGATTCTGCAGGAAATGAATTGTGGGGAAGAGGCCAGGGCGGAGCGATGCATGATTTCGGTTATGCAGTGGCGGTAGATGCGGTGGGAAATTCCTACATGAGCGGAATGTTCAACAGTTCGTCAATGACAATTGGCACAACAACGCTAACAAATTCTTCCATGAGCAGCCAGGATATGTTTTTATACAAATACGATCCTTCCGGAAATCCGTTGTGGGCGATTAGTGCAGGAGGAATGACGGACGATGAAATGAATTCCATTGCCATCGGATCTTCCGGCGCAATATACGCGACCGGCGACTGGAGAAGCCCGATGATAAATTTTGGCCCCGATAATTATTTCAATGAAGATTCCACGATCGGTTATGCCGATATTTTCATTGGGAAATTAGATGTGATGACGGGAATGAGTACTATGAGTGAAACAAAAAATATTTTTCTGTATCCCAATCCTTCGAATGGAATTTTCACCATCCGGAATAATTTTTCCGAAACTTTTGAACTGCAAATTTTCAATTCACTCGGACAGGAAATTCTTCGCAAAGAAAATCTGAATGAAAATAATTTTGAAATTGATCTGGGCAGTGAAGCCAATGGAATTTATTTCATGAAGGTAATGAGCGATGAAAATATTTATTCGGAAAAAATAATCATTGAGAAATAATTTTTTCATGAAAACGAAATTCATTTTAGTTTTTGCAATCATTATCTTAGGTCTGCCATTTTATTTTTCTGCCCAGACTTTTAGCGGTGGTTACCAGCATTCACTCGCAATCTGTAGTGATCATACCGTAAAAGCGTGGGGAAATAATAGTTCGGGTGAGTTGGGAATTGGCAATACAACTGATAGTTATTTTCCTGTTACGGTTAATTCTCTCACCGGGATCATTGCTGTTTCTGGCGGCGGCGGTTTTTCGATCGCGTTGAAAAATAACGGAACACTTTGGGCATGGGGTGATAATTCTACAGGCGAACTCGGAAATGGAAATAATGCAAGCAGCAATATTCCCGTGCAGGTTACGAACTGGACCACAGGTTATGTTTCGGTTGATGCAGGTTTCGACCATTTACTTGCAATAAAACCTGACGGAACCGTCTGGTCTTGGGGAACGAATACTTACGGGCAACTCGGAATCGGAAATTTCTCCAATAGCAATGTTCCTGTTCATGTTTTAGGTTTGACAGGAATTATCGCTGTGTCGGCAGGAAATGGAAATTCTCTCGCGTTGAAAAATGACGGAACCGTGTGGGCATGGGGACTGAATCATTCGGGCCAACTCGGCATCGGTGATACCGCGAACAGAAATCTTCCTGTGCAAATAAATATTACAAACATTATTTCTATTTCTGCTGGTTATGCTCATTCGCTCTTTCTCAGGAATGACAGTACAGTTTGGGGCAGTGGTTGGAATGTTTATGGACAGCTCGGAACCGGAAATAATATCAGCAGTAATACTCCAGTGCAATCAACGGGTCTTTCTGGAATAATTTCCATTACTGCAGGATGCGGACATTCGAATGCCTTGAAAAGCGATGGAACAATTTGGGCGTGGGGAGAAAATATGTCCGGTGAACTCGGTGACGGGAATGGTGAATTTGCAAGCAACGTTCCGGTCGCGGTTGCATTTCTCAACGGAGTTTCTACAATAGGAATTGGCGGCAGGCAATCTTTTGCTCTGAAAAACGATGGAACATTCTGGACGTGGGGACAAAATAATTATGGACAACTCGGAAATGGAAATACAAATGACAGCCCTGTTCCTGTGGAGTTGAATGGATTTTGCCAGGTTGCGGCTTCAGTAAATGAAATTGAAGAAACAAAAAATATTTTTCTGTTTCCCAATCCTTCTTCCGGAATTTTCACAATCAGAAATAATTTTTCAGGAAATTATCAAATAGAAATTTTCAATTCACTCGGACAGGAAATTTTGCATAATGAAAACCTGAATGAAAATAATTTTGAAATTGATCTGGGCAGTGAAGCCAATGGAATTTATTTCGTGAAGGTAACGAGCGATGAAAAAATTTATTCACAGAAAATAATTATTGAGAAATAATTTTTTCATGAAATCAAAATTCATTTTAGTTTTTTTATTTTTTATTCTATCGGCAAATATTTTCGCGCAGGGAAACTGGTTGTGGGCGAAGAGTGCGACAGGCGCGAGTCCCGATGAAGGTTTTGCCGTTTGTACTGATACGGCAGGAAATGTTTTTGTTACAGGAGAGTTTCAAAGCCCCATCCTCACTTTTGGATCTGTCAATCTTGTGAACACCGGTGCGTGGGATATTTTCATTGCTAAATATGATCCGAACGGAAACGTTCTTTGGGCAAAAAGAGCGGGTGGCGGAAGTGGTGATGAGGCATTTTCAATTTGCGCTGATCAAAATGGAAATATTTTTATCACGGGAACCTATTCCAGCTCTTCTATTACTTTCGGAAGCACGACAATTACGAACGCCGGCGGCTATGATATATTCATTGCCAAGTATGATGCGAATGGAAATGCACTTTGGGCGAAAAGCGAAGGAGGAACAGGCACTGATGTTGGTTATGGCGTAAGTGCAGACGCAACCGGAAATGTTTATTTAACCGGATATTTTTTCAGTCCGACGATGACCATCGGCACAACTCTCCTTACCAATGCAGGCAGCAGCGATATTTTTATTGCCAAATACGATCCGAACGGAAATGCGCTGTGGGCGAAAAGTTGCGGATCAACAGGAGGTGATGAAGGTGTCTCCGTTGTTGCTGATCATTCCGGCAATGCAGTGCTCTCCGGATTTTTTTTCGGCCCTTCTATTTCCATTGGAACAAATACACTAACGAATGCCGGCAGCTATGATATTTTCATTGCTAAATATGATGCTAATGGAAATGTACTTTGGGCGAACGGTGCCGGGGGAACCGGTGATGATGAAGGTTACTCTTTATGTGCAGATGCAAACTCAAATGTGTTTTTAACCGGATATTTTCAGAGTAATTCGATCGTGTTCGGCACAAACACACTCACTAATCCTGGTGTATCGAATGATGCATTCCTTGTCAAATATGATCCGAATGGAAATGCGGTCTGGTCAAAAAATGCGACAGGAATAAACGATAAGGGCTACTCTGTAAGTGCAGATGCATCGGGCAGCGTTTATATGTCCGGTGAATTTGTTTTGTCTGTCACTTTCGGTTCAACAACACTCAGCATGCCATCCAATTTTACTGAACCGATGTTCCTTGCCCGGTTTGATCCGAATGGAAATCTTCTTTGTGCGGAAGCGCTTTCGAGCGGAGGTGACGACCAGAATGGTATTGCTGCAGATTCCTTCGGGAATGTTTACATCGGCGGAGATTTTTACGTTAGCCCTTTTGTTATTGGTTCCGACACGCTGACATCAGCCGGAGCCGGCGATGAAGATGTTTTCGTTGCAAAATATCATTGCGGTAATGAAACCGGAATAGATCAATCGAATATTTTTTTCACTCCGGTAATTTTTCCTAATCCTTCCAATGGAAATTTTATTCTTCAAAATAATTTTACCGGAAAATATGATTTGTCTATTTTCAATTCACTCGGACAGGAAATTTTGCGTAATGAAAACCTGAATGAAAATAATTTTGAGATTGATCTGAGTGCTGATGAAGATGGAATTTATTTTATTCGCATAACGAACAGAGAAAATATTTTTTCACAAAAAATAATTATTCAACATTAATCACTTCCTCGTAACCCATAACTCATAACCCAAAACTCAATTCATCATCTCCCCGATCCTGTTCTCATATTTCATTTTATAATCTGCAACACTTCCGAAATTCTCCCCGTCTATCACACTATCTTTCCCTTTCACTTTTCCTAATTTTAAAAACGGAACTCCTGCATTTTTCATTTCCATTTCCAATTTATTTTCATTCGCCGCAGAAACACTCACCACTACCCTGCCCTGCGATTCGCCGAACAGGAATGCATCTTTCCTCACCGACTTCTCAGAAGAAATTTCAAATCCCATATTTTTCGGCATTGCACTTTCGAGCAGCGTGATGAATAAACCTCCGTCCGAGCAATCGTGCGCACTTGCGATCACGCCTGCGCGTATGGCGGATGTGAGCGCACGCTGCATATTGAATTCTTCATCGAGATCAAAATACGGGGCGGGCGAATTTTTTATTCCGTGAAATGAATAAAGATATTCTGAAGAAGAAATATCATTTGCAATTTTACCAATGAGATAAATAGAATCGCCTTCGTTTTTGAAATCGAGTGTGGTGATGAATTTTTTATCTGTAACAATTCCGATCATACCGATCGTTGGTGTAGGAAACACGGGGCCATCTGAAGCAGAATTATTATAGAACGAAACATTTCCTCCTGTGACCGGCGTCTTGAATTTCTCACACGCTTTTCCCATTCCTTTTATTGAACCCACAAATTGCCAATACACTTCTGGATTATATGGATTTCCGAAATTCAAACAGTTTGTAACAGCCGAAGCTTCTCCTCCCGAACAAACAATATTCCGCGCTGCTTCTGAAACTGCGATCGCGCAACCAACTTCCGGATCTGCATTCACATATCTCGCATTACAATCCACATTCATCGCGAGCGCTTTTTTCGAACCTTTGATATTCACAATCGCGGAATCGGAAGGAGCATTCGTACTCATGTTCACTGTTCCCACCATGGAATCATATTGATTGTACACCCACTTTTTCGAAGCGATGTTCGGATGAGAAGCAAGATATTTTGCAACTCCTTTCAGATCCGCAGGAATTTTCACATCGTCGATTTTAAATTTCTTCGTTTCAGAAAAATATTTTGGTTCTTTCCATTCGCGCTTGTACACGGGCGCACCACCGCCAAGAACGAGCGATTCGCCCGGAACATCAGCGACCAATTCTCCACTCATAAAATATTTCAGGCGATCGCCATTCGTCACTTCACCGATCTGCACGCAATTGAGATCCCATTTATCAAAAACTTTTTTCACTTTTTCTTCCTGTCCTTTTTTCACCACCACCAGCATCCGCTCCTGAGATTCAGAAAGAAGAATTTCCCAGTCTTTCATATTCTGTTGACGCGTGGGAACTTTATCGAGCCACACATTCATCCCGCTTTTTCCTTTCGCCGACATTTCAGAAGTGGAACACGTGATTCCCGCCGCGCCCATATCCTGCATTCCGACGACAGCGCCGGTTTGAATGACTTCGAGTGACGCTTCGAGCAATAATTTTTCCTGGAACGGATCGCCCACCTGCACAGCGGGAAGATCTTTCGCAGAATCTTCAGTGATATCTTTCGACGCAAATGCAGCGCCGTGAATTCCGTCTTTGCCTGTGGAAGATCCCACAATGAAAACAGGATTTCCTTCACCATAAGAAATAGCGGAAACAGTTTCGCCGTTCTTCACAATTCCCACCGACATTGCATTCACTAATGGATTCACATTATAACATTCATCGAAAAAAACTTCTCCGCCAACCGTAGGAATTCCAAAAGCATTTCCATAATCGCCGATTCCTTTCACCACACCACGCACAAGCCATTTTGTTTTCTCGAGATTCGGATCGCCGAAACGAAGTGAATTCAATTGCGCGATCGGGCGCGCGCCCATAGTGAAAATATCGCGGTTGATCCCGCCGACTCCAGTTGCTGCGCCCTGATAAGGTTCGAGCGCACTCGGATGATTATGTGATTCGATTTTGAAAGCGCAGCCGAGTCCATCACCAATGTCAATGAGCCCGGCATTTTCTTCGCCCGCTTTCGCCAGCATGTGCGGGCCATCTTTCGGAAGCGTCTTCAGCCACACGATGGAATTTTTGTAAGAGCAATGCTCCGACCACATCACGGAATAAATACTCAGCTCCGTAAAATTCGGAATGCGTCCGAGAATGGATTTTATTTTTTCAAATTCTTCGGGAAGTAACCCGAGTTGTTTTGCAGTTTCTACAGTGGTGAGTGTGGCAGTTGCTGACATAGGGAAAAATTGAGTTGCAAAACTACGGAGAATGCAGGGCGGAAATTTCTGTTTTATCAACAAATGAGGAATTGTTTTTCAACGGGAATGGAAGATGGACTGATTTCACTTCGAGGAAATTATTCAGTCGTGGCTCAGTTTGAGAATTCTTAGTGCCTTTGCGCCTTTGCAGTTTAATAAAAGAATTATTCAGGAACCGCTCTTCAATTCTTCAGGGCAGGCTGCGGCGCTAAGACGCAAAGTTGAATCGCAAAAGAACAAACGCAGGCATTACCAATAATTCATCTGTCCCTTATTGCGAAATGTACAACCTCCATCTTCCATTCGCAAAAAACTATTTCATGCCCTTCAAAAAATAAATTCCATTAAGGCAAAGCAAGTAACTATTTTATTTAGTACATTAGTACTAAACTTTTTAGTATGTCGAAAATCGGAAAAAATCTGCGCTACCTGCGCGGAATAAAAAGATGGTCGCAGGAAAAGCTGGCCGAAGAACTGAAGATCACGCGTGCGCGCATTGGCTCGTACGAAGAAGGAAGATGCGATCCGCCGGTGGATGTACTCATTCGCGTTTCGAATCTTTTTCACGTGGCGGTAGATGCACTTGTGAAATGTGATCTGAATTCGGTGGATCCATCCTCGCTGATGAAAGTGGGACAGAACCGGATCCTGTTTCCGATTGTCATTGACAAAATGAACAACGACCAGGTGGAAGTGGTAACGGTGAAAGCATCGGCCGGTTATCTCGAAGGATATTCCGATCCCGAATACATTTCGAAATTGCCGGCAATGAATCTTCCTTTCAAAGTCACGGGTAAGAACCGCGCATTTCCCATCAAAGGCGATTCCATGCCGCCGCTGAAGCCGGGCGCGTGGGTGATCGGGAAATTTGTGGAGCATGTGAATGATATTGTCAATGGAAAAACGTATGTGCTCATTACAAAAGAAGAAGGCGTAGTGTACAAACGCGTTCACCGGAAAAATAATTCCTCTTCGCTCGAACTGCATTCCGACAATAAAGATTACGAACCGTATTCTGTAAAAATTTCCGATGTGGTGGAATTATGGGAATTCGTGTGCGCACTCAATTTATCGGACCGCAAAGAAGAAGAGATCAATTTGGAAAGTGTGATGCAGTTACTGCGAAGTATGAAAGTGGAAATGGAACAGATCAGGAAGAGGTAGTGATTGCTTGGTTGCTTGTGTTGCTTGGTTGGTTGTGTTGGTTCGTGATGAAGAATTCGCACTTTCCGCATTCCGTTCCCAAGCCATAACTCATAACCGGTTTTTTGTTGAAAAAAACCGTCTGAATAAAACCAGTCCTCGTCGAAAAACGCAGTAGCATCTGCCCGATAATCCGTAAATTGTTTTCCCTAATTCACACACTTATGAAAAAAATCATACCCGCTCTTATTGGCCTTTTCGCTTTCACAGGCATGCATGCGCAATGCGCGCTCACCGAACTCACGCTGCAGTCGCGTGTGAATGCTTCTGACGTTATTGTAGAAGGACAAGTCATTGCAAAATATTCATTGTGGAATACTGCGCACAACATGATCTACACAGTGAACACGGTGGATATTTACAAAGTTTTCAAAGGCGATGTGAATACTTCCACTATCGAGATCATCACCGAAGGCGGAACAGTTGGTGATTTCATGATCAATGCCGATCCCGCTCTTCATCTCGGAATTGGCGATGTTGGAATTTTCACTTGCGAAACGGTGAAGCATGTGAAGGGAACTTTGCAAACAAGATCTTCCGTTCCGCAATATGAAGCTTATGGTTCTGTTCAGGGATTTATCCGTTATGATCTGGTGAACAACACAGCGAGCGATCCATTCCATACTTATCGTGATGTTTCCAATGAAATTTACCCTGTTCTTCTTCCGCCGGGATCTCCGCGTTACAGAATCATAAAAGATTTTTCCATTGGTAATTCATCCACACAACGCATCGGTCCGAATATTGCTTCAGTTTCTATTTCAAGTTTTTCCCCGACAACAATAACCGCAGGAACAGCATCGCAACTCACGATCAACGGAAGTGGATTCGGCGCTACAAGAAGTTCCGGAACTGTTGGATTTAAAAACGCAGATGATGGTGGAGCCACTTACATCAATCCGCTCGCCACACAATATATTTCCTGGAGCGCTACGCAGATCATTGTAGAAGTTCCGCAGAATGCAGGAACAGGAACAATACAGGTTACGCAGGGAACAACTGCAACCAGTGCGGGAACACTAACAGTTTCGTGGGGAAATCTGAATGCGAATTTTGATCCGGGAACAGGAACACAGGCTTATCACACCGATCATGTGAATGATAATGGAAGCGGAGGATATACCTGGCAAATGAATCCGGGGTTTGCAGGAAATGCTCCTGCGAGTGCTTCGTTCATGCGTGCATTTGATACGTGGAGATGCAATACAGGAATTAACTGGACCATTGGCGCAAATACAGCAGTGAATGATGCCGTGAGTGATGGAACGAATTGCATTTGTTTCGACAATACTGCTCCACTCTCTGCAGGAATTCTTGGTGTGTGTTACAGTTATTGGAACGGGTGTAATCCGGGTTCCGGCTTTCAATGGTACGTTGTTGAGC is a window encoding:
- a CDS encoding T9SS type A sorting domain-containing protein, encoding MKNLFTLFFLLISSAIFSQTPGWNWSRVAGGESYDLGSCIATDNSNNVITCGYFYGDTVFFGTHTLLNKGLNDFYIVKYDANGNVAWATSEGGAGDDYAIALAPDASGNIYVTGYFTGDSLIIGNDTLLNASAGYGDIFVAKYNSNGIPQWAKRFGAGDWDIAQAVAVEPSTGNFYVAGCYYNSTITIGTNTFTNNGLYDVLLIKFDPSGNVKWAKHSGGSLNDMGNAVATDNFGNIYISGGFASDSLTFGTTTLHNAGPGYPDIFVAKYDSAGNFRWTKRAGDSLNDHSVCVATDNSGNCFVGGHYHSASFQFASTTITNNGMGDVYLLKYDSAGNELWGRGQGGAMHDFGYAVAVDAVGNSYMSGMFNSSSMTIGTTTLTNSSMSSQDMFLYKYDPSGNPLWAISAGGMTDDEMNSIAIGSSGAIYATGDWRSPMINFGPDNYFNEDSTIGYADIFIGKLDVMTGMSTMSETKNIFLYPNPSNGIFTIRNNFSETFELQIFNSLGQEILRKENLNENNFEIDLGSEANGIYFMKVMSDENIYSEKIIIEK
- a CDS encoding T9SS type A sorting domain-containing protein, with protein sequence MKTKFILVFAIIILGLPFYFSAQTFSGGYQHSLAICSDHTVKAWGNNSSGELGIGNTTDSYFPVTVNSLTGIIAVSGGGGFSIALKNNGTLWAWGDNSTGELGNGNNASSNIPVQVTNWTTGYVSVDAGFDHLLAIKPDGTVWSWGTNTYGQLGIGNFSNSNVPVHVLGLTGIIAVSAGNGNSLALKNDGTVWAWGLNHSGQLGIGDTANRNLPVQINITNIISISAGYAHSLFLRNDSTVWGSGWNVYGQLGTGNNISSNTPVQSTGLSGIISITAGCGHSNALKSDGTIWAWGENMSGELGDGNGEFASNVPVAVAFLNGVSTIGIGGRQSFALKNDGTFWTWGQNNYGQLGNGNTNDSPVPVELNGFCQVAASVNEIEETKNIFLFPNPSSGIFTIRNNFSGNYQIEIFNSLGQEILHNENLNENNFEIDLGSEANGIYFVKVTSDEKIYSQKIIIEK
- a CDS encoding T9SS type A sorting domain-containing protein; the encoded protein is MKSKFILVFLFFILSANIFAQGNWLWAKSATGASPDEGFAVCTDTAGNVFVTGEFQSPILTFGSVNLVNTGAWDIFIAKYDPNGNVLWAKRAGGGSGDEAFSICADQNGNIFITGTYSSSSITFGSTTITNAGGYDIFIAKYDANGNALWAKSEGGTGTDVGYGVSADATGNVYLTGYFFSPTMTIGTTLLTNAGSSDIFIAKYDPNGNALWAKSCGSTGGDEGVSVVADHSGNAVLSGFFFGPSISIGTNTLTNAGSYDIFIAKYDANGNVLWANGAGGTGDDEGYSLCADANSNVFLTGYFQSNSIVFGTNTLTNPGVSNDAFLVKYDPNGNAVWSKNATGINDKGYSVSADASGSVYMSGEFVLSVTFGSTTLSMPSNFTEPMFLARFDPNGNLLCAEALSSGGDDQNGIAADSFGNVYIGGDFYVSPFVIGSDTLTSAGAGDEDVFVAKYHCGNETGIDQSNIFFTPVIFPNPSNGNFILQNNFTGKYDLSIFNSLGQEILRNENLNENNFEIDLSADEDGIYFIRITNRENIFSQKIIIQH
- the purL gene encoding phosphoribosylformylglycinamidine synthase subunit PurL; amino-acid sequence: MSATATLTTVETAKQLGLLPEEFEKIKSILGRIPNFTELSIYSVMWSEHCSYKNSIVWLKTLPKDGPHMLAKAGEENAGLIDIGDGLGCAFKIESHNHPSALEPYQGAATGVGGINRDIFTMGARPIAQLNSLRFGDPNLEKTKWLVRGVVKGIGDYGNAFGIPTVGGEVFFDECYNVNPLVNAMSVGIVKNGETVSAISYGEGNPVFIVGSSTGKDGIHGAAFASKDITEDSAKDLPAVQVGDPFQEKLLLEASLEVIQTGAVVGMQDMGAAGITCSTSEMSAKGKSGMNVWLDKVPTRQQNMKDWEILLSESQERMLVVVKKGQEEKVKKVFDKWDLNCVQIGEVTNGDRLKYFMSGELVADVPGESLVLGGGAPVYKREWKEPKYFSETKKFKIDDVKIPADLKGVAKYLASHPNIASKKWVYNQYDSMVGTVNMSTNAPSDSAIVNIKGSKKALAMNVDCNARYVNADPEVGCAIAVSEAARNIVCSGGEASAVTNCLNFGNPYNPEVYWQFVGSIKGMGKACEKFKTPVTGGNVSFYNNSASDGPVFPTPTIGMIGIVTDKKFITTLDFKNEGDSIYLIGKIANDISSSEYLYSFHGIKNSPAPYFDLDEEFNMQRALTSAIRAGVIASAHDCSDGGLFITLLESAMPKNMGFEISSEKSVRKDAFLFGESQGRVVVSVSAANENKLEMEMKNAGVPFLKLGKVKGKDSVIDGENFGSVADYKMKYENRIGEMMN
- a CDS encoding LexA family transcriptional regulator — translated: MSKIGKNLRYLRGIKRWSQEKLAEELKITRARIGSYEEGRCDPPVDVLIRVSNLFHVAVDALVKCDLNSVDPSSLMKVGQNRILFPIVIDKMNNDQVEVVTVKASAGYLEGYSDPEYISKLPAMNLPFKVTGKNRAFPIKGDSMPPLKPGAWVIGKFVEHVNDIVNGKTYVLITKEEGVVYKRVHRKNNSSSLELHSDNKDYEPYSVKISDVVELWEFVCALNLSDRKEEEINLESVMQLLRSMKVEMEQIRKR